The following proteins are co-located in the Hydrogenophaga sp. RAC07 genome:
- a CDS encoding efflux transporter outer membrane subunit — MKPFAFPFAKPLVLAIALALQACATTDPARAPVVEMPAAWSPATPSSEAAQLTTAWWQSFGSEPLERLIEEAQAGSPDLRIAIERIRQADLALQQAGVSRLPSVNGNAGVSANRSDGPGVPATSRESSSVGLSVSYEVDLWGRVAAGVRAGEASLQASEFDWKTARLTLLTGVANNYFLWLNTAERLRIARENLAIAERVLAIVEARQRNGVATALEVSQQRTTVLSQRTALLPLELQQRQTGTALALLLGRVPQGYTPEAGEFAQLRVPALSPGLPSSLLTRRPDLASAEAQLAAADANVDAARAALLPSLSLSASGSLGTSALLSLADPTRGISIGLSLAQSIFDGGRQRLQIRSTESQRLVLIENYGKAIRTALKEVDDGLGNVDRSQRQEALQREVVAQARRSLQLAELRYREGSGDLLSVLDAQRTLFAALDALATQSLSRLTAALDLYKALGGDWAGPPPPLG; from the coding sequence ATGAAACCGTTTGCATTTCCTTTCGCCAAACCGCTGGTGCTGGCCATCGCGCTCGCGCTGCAGGCCTGCGCCACCACCGACCCGGCGCGCGCGCCGGTGGTCGAGATGCCGGCGGCCTGGAGCCCGGCGACCCCGTCTTCAGAGGCCGCGCAGCTCACCACCGCGTGGTGGCAGTCCTTCGGCTCGGAGCCGCTGGAGCGCCTGATTGAAGAAGCCCAGGCCGGCAGCCCCGATCTGCGCATTGCCATCGAACGCATCCGCCAGGCCGACCTGGCCTTGCAGCAGGCCGGCGTGTCGCGCCTGCCGTCGGTGAATGGAAACGCGGGTGTGTCGGCCAACCGCAGCGACGGGCCCGGTGTGCCGGCCACTTCGCGCGAGTCGAGCAGCGTGGGTTTGTCCGTGAGCTACGAGGTCGACCTCTGGGGCCGGGTTGCCGCCGGCGTGCGCGCTGGCGAGGCCTCGTTGCAGGCCAGCGAGTTCGACTGGAAGACCGCGCGCCTCACGCTGCTGACCGGCGTGGCCAACAACTATTTCCTGTGGCTCAACACCGCCGAACGCCTGCGCATCGCGCGCGAGAACCTGGCCATTGCCGAGCGTGTGCTCGCCATCGTTGAGGCGCGCCAGCGCAACGGCGTGGCCACCGCGCTGGAGGTGTCGCAGCAGCGCACCACGGTGCTGTCGCAACGCACGGCCTTGCTGCCGCTGGAGCTGCAGCAGCGCCAGACCGGCACGGCGCTGGCGCTGCTGCTGGGCCGCGTGCCGCAGGGCTACACGCCCGAGGCGGGCGAATTCGCACAACTGCGTGTGCCCGCGCTGTCGCCGGGCCTGCCCTCGTCCTTGCTCACGCGCCGGCCCGACCTGGCATCGGCCGAGGCGCAGCTCGCCGCGGCCGATGCCAACGTGGACGCCGCGCGCGCGGCACTGCTGCCCAGCCTGTCGCTGTCGGCCTCGGGCAGCCTGGGCACCTCGGCCTTGTTGAGCCTGGCCGATCCCACGCGCGGCATTTCGATCGGCCTGTCGCTCGCGCAGTCCATCTTTGACGGCGGGCGCCAGCGCCTGCAGATCCGCAGCACCGAGTCGCAACGCTTGGTGTTGATCGAGAACTACGGCAAGGCCATCCGCACCGCGCTCAAGGAAGTCGACGACGGGCTGGGCAACGTGGACCGCAGCCAGCGCCAGGAAGCGCTGCAGCGCGAGGTGGTGGCGCAGGCGCGGCGTTCGCTGCAACTCGCCGAGCTGCGTTACCGCGAGGGCAGTGGCGATCTGCTGTCGGTGCTGGATGCGCAGCGCACCTTGTTTGCCGCGCTCGACGCGCTGGCCACACAGAGCCTGTCGCGCCTCACGGCGGCGCTCGACTTGTACAAGGCCTTGGGCGGCGATTGGGCCGGACCACCGCCGCCTCTGGGCTGA
- a CDS encoding MacB family efflux pump subunit, which produces MSQLPHTPDAEALRAAAPQLGAAAPRPGAAAPGLGVPLIDLSGITKTYRNGDLAVEVLHGIDLKIYPGELVAIMGASGSGKSTLMNILGCLDKPTTGRYLFMGRDVSEFERDELAELRRDAFGFVFQSYNLIATGTAADNVEVPAVYAGIPPAERHARAAELLGSLGLGERMHHRPNQLSGGQQQRVSIARALMNGGRVILADEPTGALDSKSGADVMVLLKDLAAKGHTVILITHAAEVAAHANRVIEIKDGDIVSDPGPRPPEGESAQAALTWQARGGKISQLGDVVEAARTALRALRANVFRAILTLLGIVIGVASVITMLAIGDGAKQVVIDRISAMGSNLLLVRPGAPNQRGFSNTATLVLADVNAIDKEVPNVVAAVPEQSSTATLRFGDADYSSSILGTSAKFPLARQWRVQHGTFFTDEDEQEYATVAVLGQTVAKALFPGGEEPLGKFVLVNNLIFQVVGVMSSRGASPSGQDQDDVVLVPYATSQLRLSGQRFLRNVTVAVDDVSRIDETQSAVESLLAERHGVIDFQIRNMASIIDTATETQNTMTILLGSIAAISLLVGGIGVMNIMLVSVTERTREIGIRMATGARTRNILQQFLIEALVVSALGGLIGVVIGLGVAFVIGATGTAVQYSVAPVVLAFGCAFATGLIFGYLPARKAARLDPVVALSSE; this is translated from the coding sequence ATGAGCCAGTTGCCCCACACCCCCGACGCCGAGGCACTGCGCGCAGCAGCACCCCAGCTTGGCGCAGCAGCACCCCGGCCTGGCGCCGCAGCGCCCGGGCTGGGCGTGCCGCTGATCGACCTGAGCGGCATCACCAAGACCTACCGCAATGGCGACCTCGCGGTGGAGGTGCTGCACGGCATCGACCTCAAGATCTACCCCGGTGAGCTGGTGGCCATCATGGGCGCCTCGGGCTCGGGCAAATCGACCCTGATGAACATCCTGGGTTGCCTGGACAAACCCACCACCGGCCGCTATCTGTTCATGGGCCGTGACGTGTCGGAGTTCGAGCGCGACGAGCTTGCCGAACTGCGGCGCGACGCCTTCGGCTTTGTGTTCCAGAGCTACAACCTGATCGCCACCGGCACCGCGGCCGACAACGTGGAAGTGCCCGCGGTGTACGCCGGCATTCCGCCGGCCGAGCGCCACGCGCGCGCGGCCGAGCTGCTGGGCTCGCTCGGCCTGGGCGAGCGCATGCACCACCGGCCCAACCAGCTGTCGGGCGGGCAGCAGCAGCGCGTGTCGATTGCGCGTGCGCTCATGAACGGCGGCCGCGTGATCCTGGCGGACGAACCCACCGGTGCGCTGGACAGCAAGAGCGGCGCCGACGTGATGGTCTTGCTCAAGGACCTGGCCGCCAAAGGTCACACGGTGATCCTGATCACACACGCGGCCGAGGTGGCCGCGCACGCCAACCGCGTGATCGAGATCAAGGACGGCGACATCGTGTCCGATCCCGGTCCACGCCCGCCCGAGGGTGAATCGGCCCAGGCCGCACTGACGTGGCAGGCCCGTGGCGGCAAGATCTCGCAACTGGGCGATGTGGTGGAGGCCGCGCGCACGGCGTTGCGTGCGTTGCGTGCCAATGTGTTCCGCGCCATCCTCACCTTGCTCGGCATCGTGATCGGCGTGGCGTCGGTGATCACCATGCTGGCCATTGGCGACGGCGCCAAGCAGGTGGTGATCGACCGCATCAGCGCGATGGGCTCCAACCTGCTGCTGGTGCGCCCGGGCGCACCCAACCAGCGCGGTTTCTCAAACACCGCCACGCTGGTGCTGGCCGATGTGAACGCGATCGACAAGGAAGTGCCCAACGTGGTGGCCGCCGTGCCCGAACAGAGCAGCACGGCCACGCTGCGGTTTGGTGACGCCGACTACTCCAGCAGCATCCTGGGCACCTCGGCGAAATTTCCGCTGGCACGCCAATGGCGCGTGCAGCACGGCACCTTTTTCACCGACGAAGACGAGCAGGAGTACGCCACCGTGGCGGTGCTCGGCCAGACCGTGGCCAAGGCCTTGTTTCCCGGCGGAGAGGAGCCGCTGGGCAAGTTCGTGCTGGTCAACAACCTGATCTTCCAGGTGGTGGGCGTGATGAGCTCGCGCGGTGCCTCGCCCAGCGGGCAGGACCAGGACGACGTGGTGCTGGTGCCGTATGCCACCAGCCAGCTGCGCCTGTCGGGCCAGCGATTTCTGCGCAACGTGACGGTGGCGGTGGACGACGTGAGCCGCATCGACGAGACGCAGTCGGCGGTGGAGTCGCTGCTTGCCGAGCGCCATGGCGTGATCGATTTCCAGATCCGCAACATGGCGTCCATCATCGACACCGCCACCGAAACCCAGAACACCATGACCATCCTGCTGGGCTCGATTGCCGCCATCTCGCTGCTGGTGGGTGGCATCGGGGTGATGAACATCATGCTGGTCAGCGTGACCGAGCGCACCCGCGAGATCGGCATCCGCATGGCCACGGGCGCGCGCACGCGCAACATCCTGCAGCAGTTCCTGATCGAGGCGCTGGTGGTCTCTGCGCTGGGCGGCCTCATTGGTGTGGTCATCGGCCTGGGCGTGGCCTTTGTGATCGGCGCGACCGGCACCGCGGTGCAGTACTCCGTGGCCCCGGTGGTGCTGGCCTTTGGCTGCGCGTTTGCCACCGGCCTGATCTTTGGCTACTTGCCGGCGCGCAAGGCCGCCCGGCTGGACCCTGTGGTGGCCCTTTCCTCCGAATGA
- a CDS encoding efflux RND transporter periplasmic adaptor subunit encodes MNQVSSTAVRKRSPWQLAVIALVALAVLGGGLAWVRYGPGAKAESAYITATVQRGDIEDQVSATGSLQPRDYVDVGAQVSGQLRKILVEVGSEVKEGDLLAEIDAETSMARVEASRAQLRSQAAQMTERELALGKAERDLQRQKNLMLEEATTTETLQNAETTVRTARAQIQSLKASMEQLQASMRVEEANLKFTKIYAPMGGTVVSITARQGQTLNTNQSAPTLMRIADLSVMTVQTQVSEADVSKLRGGMPVYFTTLGGQGRRWYGELKKIEPTPTVTNNVVLYNALFEVPNNNRSLMTQMTAQVFFVVSDAKDVLMVPMSALTIQRSAAQGNRGVQGGPPAAGAAVAPGAPAASAPAAGTPGAGEPARTRPAVSSGMPRNEAAARPVRGPRQAKAKVMAEDSSIKERDVTIGVSNRVHAEVLSGLKEGERVVAGVREPERRTTAAQQGAGVGQAMGGPGGMPGGAAGGARR; translated from the coding sequence ATGAACCAAGTTTCTTCCACTGCCGTCCGCAAACGAAGCCCCTGGCAACTGGCCGTGATCGCACTGGTCGCGCTGGCCGTGTTGGGCGGCGGGCTGGCCTGGGTCCGGTATGGCCCGGGCGCGAAAGCCGAGAGCGCCTACATCACGGCCACCGTGCAGCGCGGCGACATAGAAGACCAGGTCAGCGCCACCGGTTCGCTGCAGCCGCGCGACTATGTGGACGTGGGCGCGCAGGTGTCGGGCCAGTTGCGCAAGATCCTGGTGGAGGTGGGCAGCGAGGTCAAAGAGGGCGACCTGCTGGCCGAGATCGACGCCGAAACATCGATGGCGCGCGTGGAAGCCAGCCGTGCCCAGCTGCGTTCACAGGCGGCCCAGATGACCGAGCGCGAACTTGCGTTGGGCAAGGCCGAGCGCGACCTGCAGCGCCAGAAGAACCTGATGCTCGAAGAAGCCACCACCACCGAGACCTTGCAGAACGCAGAGACCACGGTGCGCACCGCGCGCGCCCAGATCCAGTCGCTCAAGGCGTCGATGGAACAGCTGCAGGCCAGCATGCGGGTGGAAGAGGCCAACCTCAAGTTCACCAAGATCTACGCCCCCATGGGTGGCACGGTGGTGAGCATCACCGCGCGCCAGGGCCAGACGCTCAACACCAACCAGTCCGCACCCACGCTGATGCGCATTGCCGACCTGTCGGTGATGACGGTGCAGACGCAGGTGTCGGAGGCCGACGTGAGCAAGCTCCGCGGCGGCATGCCGGTGTACTTCACCACCCTCGGTGGCCAGGGAAGGCGTTGGTACGGCGAACTCAAGAAGATCGAGCCCACCCCCACCGTGACCAACAACGTGGTGCTCTACAACGCGCTGTTTGAAGTGCCCAACAACAACCGCAGCCTGATGACGCAGATGACGGCGCAGGTGTTCTTTGTAGTGTCGGATGCCAAAGACGTGTTGATGGTGCCGATGTCGGCCCTGACGATCCAGCGCAGTGCCGCGCAGGGCAACCGGGGTGTGCAGGGTGGGCCGCCCGCGGCGGGTGCGGCCGTTGCTCCGGGCGCGCCAGCGGCCAGTGCGCCTGCTGCAGGCACACCAGGTGCAGGCGAGCCTGCCCGCACCCGTCCCGCGGTCAGCAGCGGCATGCCGCGCAACGAAGCCGCTGCGCGCCCCGTGCGTGGACCGCGCCAGGCCAAAGCCAAGGTGATGGCCGAGGACAGCAGCATCAAGGAGCGCGACGTGACCATCGGCGTGAGCAACCGCGTGCACGCCGAGGTGTTGTCGGGTCTGAAGGAAGGCGAGCGCGTGGTTGCCGGTGTGCGTGAACCGGAGCGCCGCACCACCGCGGCGCAGCAGGGCGCGGGTGTCGGTCAGGCCATGGGCGGGCCGGGCGGCATGCCCGGTGGCGCTGCAGGTGGGGCACGGCGATGA